The following proteins are encoded in a genomic region of Vibrio taketomensis:
- a CDS encoding histidine phosphatase family protein: MQTAQYFIDNFSFEEIISEPLLIERDFGVFEGKVKSEENRRKLEFGIGVESLEQLDSRVNKFLLKYQHRSDNILIVGHSAFYRRLSRTLGIQINLN; encoded by the coding sequence GTGCAAACGGCTCAATACTTTATAGATAATTTTAGTTTTGAAGAAATAATCAGTGAACCATTATTGATCGAACGTGACTTTGGTGTATTTGAAGGTAAAGTTAAATCCGAAGAAAATAGAAGAAAGCTTGAGTTTGGTATAGGTGTAGAAAGTCTTGAACAACTTGATTCTAGGGTAAATAAATTTCTGCTAAAGTATCAACATAGATCGGATAATATATTGATAGTCGGCCATTCAGCCTTTTATAGAAGACTATCTAGAACGTTGGGAATACAAATAAACTTGAATTAA
- a CDS encoding HD domain-containing protein, producing the protein MDYLSPETKSNRYIHSLDVAKLALFISKQRNYDEEVQDHLVVAALLHDIGHAHCPIAWSLHF; encoded by the coding sequence ATCGATTACTTATCGCCAGAAACTAAGAGTAATAGGTATATCCACTCTCTTGATGTAGCCAAGTTGGCGCTATTTATATCGAAACAACGTAACTATGATGAAGAAGTACAGGATCACCTTGTAGTAGCTGCACTTCTTCATGATATTGGGCATGCCCATTGTCCCATAGCATGGAGCCTTCATTTTTGA
- a CDS encoding LysR family transcriptional regulator: MKEISALPLLAKVVELNSFAEAARQLGVPTTTVSRKIQQLEAELGGKLLNRSTRSLSLTELGVHVLPKAQLIADTVSELYNQAEEHSNQPVGTLTITAPHAFSQDILAPLLAEFSVRYPTIKLNLSSSNRFQDLTKQNIDFAFRLGPLHDSAMIAMNLSTVPYVIVGSHRLIKRMGTPNHPMALFDLPCIRNHVDGYFLPWRFENNGEIVEVNETPSFVCDDFYVTQQLVLSGAGFAYLPASLFRAPEVRKQVHFVLQEWVPQNRNMLMVYQDRKYLPLKSQLFIEFIRENQAKIQKALEAE; this comes from the coding sequence ATGAAAGAAATCTCAGCACTACCTCTATTAGCAAAAGTGGTCGAATTGAATAGCTTTGCTGAAGCCGCAAGGCAACTCGGAGTACCGACAACAACGGTAAGTCGCAAGATACAGCAGTTAGAGGCAGAGCTGGGCGGAAAACTATTAAATCGCTCAACTCGCTCATTATCACTAACAGAGTTGGGAGTGCACGTACTTCCTAAAGCGCAGTTAATTGCTGATACGGTTTCAGAGCTTTATAACCAAGCAGAAGAACATTCAAATCAACCCGTGGGTACATTAACGATTACCGCGCCTCATGCATTCTCACAAGATATTTTGGCACCACTACTTGCTGAGTTTTCGGTTCGCTACCCCACAATTAAGTTGAACCTGAGCTCTTCCAATCGTTTTCAAGATCTCACCAAACAAAATATTGATTTCGCATTTCGCCTTGGCCCATTGCATGATTCAGCCATGATAGCGATGAACTTATCTACTGTTCCTTATGTGATTGTAGGCTCGCATAGGCTAATAAAGCGGATGGGGACACCAAATCACCCAATGGCGCTTTTTGATCTGCCGTGTATTCGTAACCATGTTGACGGCTACTTTCTACCGTGGCGTTTTGAGAACAACGGAGAAATTGTCGAAGTTAATGAGACTCCGAGCTTTGTATGTGACGATTTCTATGTTACTCAACAGCTTGTTTTATCTGGAGCTGGGTTCGCCTATTTACCCGCAAGTTTATTTCGGGCTCCAGAAGTACGTAAACAAGTCCATTTCGTACTACAAGAATGGGTTCCACAGAATAGAAATATGTTGATGGTTTACCAAGATAGAAAGTATCTGCCGCTGAAATCCCAGTTGTTTATTGAGTTTATCCGAGAAAACCAAGCGAAAATTCAGAAGGCTTTAGAAGCAGAGTAG
- a CDS encoding SDR family oxidoreductase, producing MMDILVLGATGNTGSEVVRQLKEAGETFGVMARNANAAEALSLSTEQVRIGSFDDVASMTSALAGIKKIYVAMPAHPENVQWTTNVIEAAKAAGVEHIVKLSGMGAKADAGSAIIRTHVVTDDLLKASGITYTIVQPNSFYQNLYGSLETINSIGKFFLPLAQAKQSVIDIRDVAAVIVASLTKSGHENQTYLISGPEALTFAEQAAILSEEANKEIEYVAVPQEAAEAAMKDAGMNDWLAENLAEILAWFGEGHYTDVTNTVEQVTGNKPRTFRAFAKEFAHAVK from the coding sequence ATGATGGATATTCTAGTTCTAGGTGCAACGGGTAACACTGGTTCTGAAGTGGTTCGCCAACTTAAAGAAGCTGGCGAAACTTTTGGAGTAATGGCTCGCAACGCAAATGCAGCAGAGGCACTTTCTCTAAGTACAGAGCAAGTTCGCATTGGTAGCTTTGACGATGTAGCATCAATGACTTCTGCACTAGCAGGTATCAAGAAAATCTACGTAGCGATGCCGGCGCACCCAGAAAACGTACAGTGGACAACGAACGTTATTGAAGCAGCAAAAGCGGCCGGCGTTGAGCATATCGTTAAACTCTCTGGTATGGGCGCAAAAGCGGATGCAGGTTCGGCAATCATTCGCACCCACGTAGTCACTGATGATCTATTGAAAGCCTCTGGCATCACGTACACCATTGTTCAACCTAACTCGTTCTATCAAAACCTATATGGCAGCCTAGAAACGATCAACAGCATAGGTAAGTTCTTCCTGCCTCTAGCTCAAGCAAAACAAAGCGTTATTGATATTCGGGATGTGGCTGCTGTCATCGTTGCTTCTCTTACCAAGTCAGGTCACGAGAATCAAACGTATCTGATTTCCGGCCCAGAGGCGCTAACATTTGCAGAGCAAGCGGCAATCCTAAGTGAGGAAGCGAATAAAGAGATAGAGTATGTCGCGGTGCCACAAGAAGCAGCGGAAGCAGCAATGAAAGATGCGGGAATGAATGACTGGTTGGCTGAAAACCTAGCAGAGATCTTAGCGTGGTTTGGTGAAGGTCACTACACAGATGTGACGAATACCGTCGAGCAAGTGACAGGCAATAAACCGCGTACCTTCCGTGCATTCGCGAAAGAGTTTGCTCACGCAGTTAAATAG
- a CDS encoding Na+/H+ antiporter NhaC family protein encodes MNLINFSDSLMSVIPPVLAVILAVTTRRVLLSLGAGIVAGALMLNHFSPLETAHYLFDKVLNLVWADGALNSENANMIIFMLLLGALISLMSVSGATQAFADWAAVRCKDRRSAKSLTGLMVFIFFIDDFFHSLSVGAICRPVTDRFQISRAKLAYLLDSTAAPVCVLMPISSWGAYIIALIGGIMAAHHVTDQSPISAFVEMIPMNLYAVFTLVMVLCVIAFQLDIGPMRKHEDWALDGKLWDESRGRPTGLDIETPENSNGGMIDMVLPILTLTLATVYFMIESGAAVLTEKGLPFSVIGSFENTNVGSSLVYGALCSLVVSIALALRLKLSAKTWLQAAPQGISAMMPAIVILFFAWTIGAVVRDMKTGLYLASMANGNIPVEMLPAVIFVLSCAMAFATGTSWGTFGIMLPLAGDIAAASDIQMLLPMLAAVLAGAVFGDHSSPISSTSILSATGAGCHHMDHVLTQLPYATSVAFGALLGYVAIGYTHSAMIGMAVSGAWFLMFCLYAMRKNQSVVQMAKA; translated from the coding sequence ATGAACCTCATAAATTTTTCAGACTCTTTAATGTCTGTTATACCGCCGGTTTTGGCGGTGATTCTAGCAGTGACGACACGTCGCGTGTTGCTATCACTTGGCGCGGGTATCGTGGCTGGTGCATTAATGCTAAACCACTTCTCCCCACTTGAAACCGCGCATTACCTGTTCGATAAAGTATTGAACTTGGTTTGGGCCGATGGTGCATTGAACAGCGAAAACGCCAACATGATCATCTTCATGTTGCTGCTGGGCGCATTGATCAGCTTAATGAGCGTATCTGGTGCAACTCAAGCCTTTGCTGATTGGGCAGCAGTACGCTGTAAAGATCGCCGCAGCGCTAAATCTCTAACTGGTCTGATGGTATTTATCTTCTTTATCGATGACTTTTTCCATAGCCTGTCAGTGGGGGCGATTTGCCGCCCGGTAACCGACCGTTTCCAAATTTCTCGCGCGAAATTGGCTTACCTTTTGGACTCAACCGCGGCACCTGTGTGTGTGTTGATGCCAATTTCGTCTTGGGGTGCTTACATCATCGCCTTGATCGGCGGCATCATGGCTGCGCATCACGTGACTGACCAAAGCCCGATTTCTGCCTTTGTTGAAATGATCCCAATGAACCTTTACGCGGTGTTCACTTTGGTGATGGTACTTTGTGTGATTGCATTCCAACTCGATATCGGTCCAATGCGTAAGCACGAAGACTGGGCACTAGACGGGAAATTGTGGGATGAATCTCGCGGCCGCCCTACAGGGCTTGATATTGAAACACCAGAAAACAGCAATGGCGGCATGATTGACATGGTGTTGCCTATCCTGACGCTAACGCTTGCGACCGTCTATTTCATGATTGAATCGGGTGCGGCCGTGCTAACAGAGAAAGGCTTACCATTTAGCGTTATCGGCTCATTTGAGAATACTAACGTTGGCTCATCACTCGTATACGGCGCATTGTGTAGTTTAGTGGTTTCCATTGCTCTTGCATTGCGTCTAAAACTTAGCGCAAAAACTTGGCTACAAGCTGCACCGCAAGGTATCAGCGCCATGATGCCTGCGATTGTGATTCTATTCTTTGCATGGACTATCGGTGCGGTAGTACGTGATATGAAAACCGGTCTATACCTAGCTTCGATGGCAAACGGTAACATTCCAGTTGAAATGCTCCCTGCAGTAATCTTCGTTCTTTCTTGTGCGATGGCATTTGCCACTGGTACTAGCTGGGGCACATTCGGCATCATGCTTCCGCTTGCGGGCGATATCGCTGCAGCAAGTGATATTCAAATGCTACTCCCTATGCTGGCAGCAGTACTGGCCGGCGCGGTATTTGGTGACCACAGCTCACCAATCTCAAGCACCAGTATTTTGTCTGCAACTGGTGCAGGTTGTCACCATATGGACCACGTTTTAACACAGCTTCCTTACGCAACCTCCGTAGCATTTGGTGCCCTACTCGGTTACGTAGCGATTGGTTATACCCATTCAGCAATGATCGGTATGGCCGTAAGCGGTGCTTGGTTCCTAATGTTCTGCTTATACGCCATGCGTAAAAACCAATCGGTTGTGCAAATGGCTAAAGCGTAA
- a CDS encoding RecX family transcriptional regulator: protein MNSALWHLGQKDLTESELLAKLRVKTDNEEWITDTIEKLRDFGYLKSDKQFAEQFAERSFFGEYGSEYIRDKLKKKGIEEALIDDAIHKVKAQLNIDEQAMLNERINNYYQEFTMSKEKLITTLQKRGFSYAQVNQAIKQHACSEQLKTNLEIKAEKADLEKEVLKYARKGKGLTVIRQELRQRKIDITELDALVERLINREQLDFYSSCLGQLSKKSYDLSVHNERSKAYAMLSRKGFSSDEIRFAMDELTQ, encoded by the coding sequence ATGAATTCTGCACTGTGGCATTTAGGTCAAAAAGATCTCACTGAAAGTGAATTGCTGGCTAAGTTGAGAGTCAAAACTGACAACGAAGAGTGGATTACTGACACGATAGAAAAACTACGCGATTTTGGTTATCTGAAATCTGACAAGCAGTTTGCTGAGCAGTTTGCTGAACGTTCGTTTTTTGGCGAATATGGCAGCGAATATATTCGTGACAAGTTGAAAAAGAAAGGAATCGAAGAAGCGCTGATTGATGATGCCATTCACAAGGTAAAAGCGCAGCTTAATATTGATGAGCAAGCGATGCTCAATGAACGCATTAACAACTATTACCAAGAGTTTACGATGAGTAAGGAAAAGCTCATCACAACGCTGCAAAAGCGAGGTTTTAGTTATGCTCAAGTGAATCAGGCGATAAAGCAGCATGCTTGCAGCGAACAACTCAAAACCAACCTTGAAATCAAGGCTGAAAAAGCGGATCTTGAAAAAGAAGTATTGAAATATGCTCGCAAAGGCAAAGGGTTGACGGTCATTCGGCAAGAATTGCGTCAACGTAAAATTGATATTACGGAACTTGATGCGTTAGTAGAACGGTTGATAAACCGCGAGCAGCTCGATTTCTATTCATCTTGTCTAGGACAACTCAGTAAAAAATCCTACGACCTATCCGTTCATAACGAGCGCAGTAAAGCTTATGCGATGTTAAGTCGAAAAGGTTTTTCTTCAGATGAGATTAGGTTTGCGATGGATGAGTTAACGCAATAA
- a CDS encoding GNAT family N-acetyltransferase — protein MKVVCETERLIVRQFEYSDAEFIVQLLNEESFIRYIADKNVRTIEDACNYLTQGPMASYDMYGFGLSMVCLKETQTPIGMCGVLKRPELDLPDLGYAFLSQYTGQGYASEAAIGVLNHTLITYSLDSVLAVTLPANTRSNRLLSRVGFSIKGDVMLYGSPNTLYEFLPK, from the coding sequence ATGAAAGTGGTATGTGAAACAGAGAGATTAATCGTCAGGCAGTTCGAATACAGTGACGCCGAATTCATTGTGCAATTACTTAATGAAGAATCGTTTATTCGTTATATCGCGGATAAAAATGTCCGCACTATCGAAGATGCGTGCAATTATTTAACTCAAGGGCCGATGGCAAGCTATGACATGTATGGTTTCGGCTTGAGTATGGTCTGCCTTAAAGAAACCCAAACACCGATTGGTATGTGTGGCGTGCTAAAACGCCCGGAGTTGGATCTCCCTGATTTAGGTTATGCGTTTCTATCGCAATACACGGGGCAGGGTTATGCGAGTGAAGCGGCTATTGGTGTGCTTAATCATACGCTTATAACGTATTCACTTGATTCGGTCTTGGCTGTGACGTTACCTGCAAACACTCGATCTAACCGATTGTTAAGCCGCGTTGGTTTTTCTATCAAAGGCGACGTGATGTTGTATGGCTCCCCGAACACACTTTACGAGTTTCTTCCCAAGTAA
- a CDS encoding ankyrin repeat domain-containing protein: protein MQKQSGVDYFSEEAVRELVLAAERGDVDKIDYLINQQGIDANSTGVGGTTPLAWALSSQNYQGAEALLKFGADPNQQFEKGYTPMWFAAGGENSALLELLLQYDGNPDQWKGTSNLLMLAVRHERMDNYELLLEYGADINSHDYLSNSVATYSVYRERYDILHRVLLDGYSYNLTDLAQLVERASKVIPQNQTKWVTTVRAELQLQGVDYPLLPTPKAEPIRLTEDVRKKLERWEKEGKLPPNSKGAALLKQDRAISDAP from the coding sequence ATGCAAAAGCAAAGTGGGGTCGATTATTTTAGTGAGGAAGCAGTACGAGAATTGGTCCTGGCTGCGGAAAGAGGCGATGTGGATAAAATTGACTATCTCATCAACCAGCAAGGGATTGATGCAAACTCGACTGGTGTTGGCGGAACAACGCCTTTAGCTTGGGCTCTCTCATCACAAAATTACCAAGGCGCTGAAGCATTGTTGAAGTTTGGCGCGGATCCAAACCAGCAGTTTGAAAAAGGGTATACCCCAATGTGGTTTGCTGCTGGTGGTGAAAATTCGGCACTACTTGAATTATTACTCCAATACGATGGCAATCCGGACCAATGGAAAGGGACGAGTAACTTGCTAATGCTTGCGGTGCGCCACGAGCGAATGGATAACTATGAATTATTGCTTGAGTACGGTGCCGATATTAATAGTCATGACTATTTGAGCAATAGTGTTGCTACCTATTCTGTTTATCGAGAGCGATATGACATTTTGCATCGAGTTCTGCTAGACGGGTATTCATACAATTTAACGGACCTGGCACAACTGGTTGAGCGAGCGTCGAAAGTAATTCCACAAAATCAAACCAAATGGGTGACTACGGTTAGAGCAGAATTACAGTTGCAGGGTGTTGACTATCCGTTGCTACCAACCCCAAAGGCGGAACCGATTAGATTGACTGAGGATGTGCGTAAAAAATTAGAACGCTGGGAGAAAGAGGGAAAATTACCGCCCAATTCAAAGGGTGCAGCACTGTTAAAGCAAGATCGAGCAATAAGCGACGCACCTTAA
- a CDS encoding putative bifunctional diguanylate cyclase/phosphodiesterase, which yields MCKEHKMILIIMFLLAIPCLAVLYYEESNVLTMLEDSFVLYTLLIALIASITLGFYVSYRPVTQVTERINAMLLSANISDFKPLAIRTSSSNIIALISSINDLMARYVAEIESITDQSYRDRTTYLPNKLWLNERCEHVRFGALLLIQVESVNNIAESLKFDEYEDFMRAISSALSNTLEQSVVIARVDSDKYALGLEDERNIESVIRQILTLENVTFDICSHAISVEFLFGISSACEGEKSKASTLLDDAKLGLYEARRSNIKQAHFDSSMRLNNSEKIRAYNKLKQAVKNDEFIPYFQPIIDLTSGAITGVEALARWNDPERGIVGPYAFIELAEDTGLIDAIGLSIFKKSLRWYQCNQHQLPSTFCIHVNISIRQLMSSNFVEEIKQLMNDVGYSHRNLCFEFTESIYMESKQVIDNLVGLRELGISFAIDDFGTGYSSFSYLRDLDFSSLKIDKSFVSDDNVEILKAMIKVGRSLGCEVIAEGVETAEQCALLRKLKCPMVQGYLFSKPLPEEEFTEFMLHNNEQSMLSLC from the coding sequence ATGTGTAAAGAACATAAGATGATACTTATCATTATGTTTTTATTAGCCATTCCATGTTTGGCTGTGCTTTACTATGAAGAAAGCAATGTACTAACGATGCTCGAAGATAGCTTTGTACTATATACGCTACTTATCGCGCTTATTGCTTCTATCACCCTTGGCTTTTATGTTTCATATCGTCCAGTTACTCAGGTTACTGAGCGAATCAACGCCATGCTTCTCTCTGCAAATATTTCTGATTTTAAACCACTCGCCATTAGAACGAGTTCTTCAAACATCATTGCTCTTATCTCCTCAATTAATGATTTGATGGCACGATATGTAGCTGAAATAGAATCTATTACCGATCAAAGCTACAGAGACCGTACTACATATTTACCGAATAAGTTGTGGCTTAATGAGCGTTGCGAACATGTGAGATTTGGCGCGTTATTATTGATACAGGTAGAATCAGTGAATAATATCGCTGAAAGTCTCAAATTCGATGAATATGAGGACTTTATGCGCGCTATCTCCAGTGCGTTATCCAACACACTAGAGCAAAGCGTGGTAATTGCTCGCGTGGATTCCGATAAATACGCCCTAGGACTCGAAGATGAGCGCAATATCGAATCTGTTATTCGTCAAATTTTAACCTTAGAAAACGTCACATTTGATATTTGTTCACATGCGATTTCTGTGGAATTTTTGTTTGGTATATCCTCCGCGTGTGAAGGTGAGAAATCGAAGGCGAGTACCTTGCTGGATGACGCGAAGTTGGGACTGTATGAAGCCCGAAGAAGCAACATTAAACAGGCACATTTCGACAGCTCAATGCGTTTGAATAACAGCGAGAAGATTAGGGCTTACAACAAGCTAAAACAAGCGGTTAAAAACGACGAATTTATTCCATATTTCCAACCAATTATCGATTTAACCAGCGGTGCGATTACTGGTGTAGAGGCGCTTGCCAGATGGAATGATCCTGAAAGAGGTATTGTTGGGCCTTATGCATTTATTGAGCTCGCTGAAGATACAGGCTTGATAGATGCTATTGGATTATCAATTTTCAAGAAATCACTGCGTTGGTATCAATGCAATCAACACCAACTACCCAGTACTTTCTGTATTCACGTTAATATCTCGATTCGACAGTTGATGAGTAGCAACTTTGTCGAGGAAATAAAACAACTCATGAACGATGTTGGATATTCTCATCGCAATTTGTGTTTTGAATTTACTGAATCCATCTATATGGAATCGAAACAAGTCATTGATAATTTAGTTGGCTTAAGAGAACTTGGCATCAGTTTTGCGATTGATGATTTTGGTACAGGATATTCATCGTTTTCATACCTGAGAGATCTCGACTTCTCGAGCTTGAAAATCGATAAGTCATTTGTTAGTGATGATAACGTAGAAATACTCAAGGCGATGATAAAGGTTGGTCGCTCGTTAGGTTGTGAAGTGATTGCTGAAGGTGTAGAAACGGCAGAACAATGCGCGCTTCTTCGCAAGCTTAAATGTCCGATGGTACAAGGCTACCTGTTTAGTAAACCGTTACCTGAAGAAGAGTTTACGGAGTTTATGCTGCACAACAATGAACAAAGCATGCTTAGCTTGTGCTGA
- a CDS encoding amidohydrolase family protein, which produces MNLVTKTLLSTSILLALSACTSQPLNNAAIIIKHAQILPMDGKTEIIEDGTIVIQGNRIIAIGDASIVKGYSADQVIDARGKIVMPGMINGHTHIGMTAFRGLGESGVENRLKQVMFPLEKEMLDRDLIRTASRQAAMEMALAGTTTISDMYYHQDEVATAVAQVGIRGVMGETVIGFPVVDAKQPYGGLEYAEQFIQQWKGHELITPAVAPHAPYTVSAEFLVKSKQLADKYDVPLLTHLAEFRWEDAGVRKFSKQMRDGQSVVEYLASLDVLDDKLVAAHMNYLDADDMALVKQHNVGVVHCPKSNLKGANGQTPAWEMHNHGIDLGIGTDGPMSSNQNDVLTVMSYTAMNARTIHKDNSKFSPYELVELATIGGARALNMQDDIGSLEVGKKADIVIFETDSPNMQPNYDPFSTIAFSAYPQNVEYTIVNGKMIVEKGELVTVDLAEHNIEWRKVTDKVGNFAKTLK; this is translated from the coding sequence ATGAATCTAGTGACGAAAACTTTGCTGTCGACCAGCATTTTGCTTGCCCTATCTGCGTGTACATCGCAGCCCTTGAATAATGCCGCCATTATAATCAAACATGCTCAAATCTTGCCAATGGATGGTAAGACAGAAATCATCGAAGATGGCACGATCGTGATTCAAGGCAATAGAATTATTGCCATTGGCGATGCGAGTATTGTTAAAGGCTATTCTGCCGATCAAGTGATCGATGCGCGCGGTAAAATCGTGATGCCAGGGATGATCAATGGTCATACACATATCGGTATGACGGCTTTTCGCGGCTTAGGTGAAAGTGGCGTAGAAAACCGCCTTAAGCAGGTAATGTTCCCGCTTGAAAAAGAAATGCTCGACCGCGACCTGATTCGCACTGCATCTCGTCAAGCCGCGATGGAAATGGCTCTTGCAGGTACCACAACCATATCTGACATGTATTACCACCAAGATGAAGTCGCGACCGCCGTGGCTCAAGTAGGTATTCGTGGCGTAATGGGTGAAACGGTGATTGGTTTTCCAGTCGTCGATGCGAAGCAACCTTATGGTGGTCTTGAATACGCAGAACAGTTTATTCAACAGTGGAAAGGTCACGAGTTGATCACTCCAGCCGTCGCACCTCATGCACCTTATACCGTGTCTGCAGAGTTTTTGGTGAAATCAAAACAGCTTGCCGATAAATACGATGTACCCTTGTTGACTCACTTAGCGGAGTTTCGTTGGGAAGACGCCGGTGTGCGTAAATTCTCCAAGCAAATGAGAGATGGCCAATCAGTGGTTGAGTACTTGGCGTCATTGGATGTGCTTGATGACAAACTGGTGGCCGCGCACATGAACTATCTCGATGCTGACGACATGGCGTTGGTCAAACAACACAATGTTGGTGTGGTTCACTGCCCGAAATCGAATTTAAAAGGTGCTAACGGGCAAACGCCTGCTTGGGAGATGCACAATCATGGCATCGATCTTGGCATTGGTACTGATGGCCCGATGTCATCAAATCAAAATGATGTGTTGACGGTGATGAGCTACACCGCAATGAACGCACGTACGATTCATAAAGATAATTCTAAGTTCTCACCTTATGAACTCGTTGAGCTTGCGACAATTGGTGGCGCTAGAGCGCTTAACATGCAAGATGACATTGGTTCATTAGAAGTGGGTAAAAAAGCGGATATCGTTATCTTTGAAACTGACTCGCCAAATATGCAGCCAAACTATGATCCATTCTCAACCATTGCTTTCTCGGCTTATCCGCAGAACGTTGAATACACGATTGTGAATGGCAAGATGATTGTCGAGAAAGGGGAGTTAGTAACGGTTGATTTGGCTGAGCACAATATAGAGTGGCGCAAAGTGACAGATAAAGTTGGTAATTTTGCTAAAACACTAAAATAA
- a CDS encoding Crp/Fnr family transcriptional regulator, which produces MRLFLCVEQAVLIDETIETGSLIEIWDMMQNISAIAERGQNRLLEHISQSNPKEKFFAKGEYILRQDQTVDFIYLVDMNLCTIESASNNGRVFSFGLFFCINQIFGEMEAFTGKSCQFSVKAYEDLTAKAIPISVFEKLVIEHNDIAIFLAKNLANNYQNATRNLIFQLLNPIQARIVYDIEQRELNLKPNRSFSIAVNESERFGCSDRVYRRAVKELLDAEVIKKLDGKLVINDYQQLKMMLHHTELTIDRIGK; this is translated from the coding sequence ATGCGCCTCTTTTTATGTGTTGAGCAAGCGGTGTTGATTGATGAGACGATCGAAACCGGCAGCTTGATAGAGATATGGGACATGATGCAAAACATTAGCGCCATTGCTGAGCGTGGACAAAATCGATTACTCGAACACATTTCTCAATCTAATCCTAAAGAGAAATTTTTCGCTAAAGGGGAGTACATTCTTCGCCAAGATCAAACGGTAGATTTCATCTATTTAGTGGATATGAACCTTTGCACGATTGAGTCTGCGAGCAACAATGGTCGCGTGTTTAGCTTTGGATTGTTTTTTTGCATTAACCAAATTTTTGGTGAGATGGAAGCCTTTACCGGTAAGTCATGCCAATTTAGCGTCAAAGCCTATGAAGATTTGACCGCGAAAGCCATTCCCATTTCCGTGTTTGAAAAGTTAGTGATTGAACACAATGATATTGCGATTTTTTTGGCCAAGAACTTAGCGAACAACTACCAAAATGCGACTCGAAATCTGATCTTCCAATTGCTGAATCCTATCCAAGCGCGAATTGTTTATGACATCGAACAGCGTGAGCTGAATTTAAAGCCCAATCGTTCATTTAGCATAGCGGTCAATGAATCGGAACGTTTTGGTTGTTCAGATCGCGTTTACCGCAGAGCGGTTAAAGAACTGCTTGATGCAGAAGTGATCAAAAAGCTTGATGGGAAGTTGGTCATCAATGATTATCAGCAGCTTAAAATGATGCTGCATCATACAGAGTTAACAATTGATCGCATTGGTAAATAA